One Solanum lycopersicum chromosome 4, SLM_r2.1 DNA window includes the following coding sequences:
- the LOC101252678 gene encoding monothiol glutaredoxin-S1-like translates to MDMVMKLGTSSSVVIFTKNSCCISHSIETLIRSFGANPIIYELDTHPNGKQMEKALMELGCQPSVPAIFIGKELVGGANEIMSLNVRGKLKQLLIRANAIWV, encoded by the coding sequence ATGGACATGGTGATGAAGTTGGGAACATCAAGCTCGGTGGTGATTTTCACCAAGAATAGTTGTTGTATTTCTCACAGCATCGAAACCCTAATACGTAGTTTTGGTGCAAACCCTATAATTTACGAGCTCGATACACATCCAAATGGGAAGCAAATGGAGAAGGCATTGATGGAGCTAGGGTGTCAACCAAGTGTGCCAGCAATATTTATAGGGAAAGAGTTAGTTGGTGGTGCAAATGAGATAATGAGCCTTAATGTGAGGGGCAAGCTTAAACAATTGCTCATTAGAGCTAATGCCATTTGggtatag
- the LOC101252976 gene encoding monothiol glutaredoxin-S1-like encodes MDMVMKLGSSSAVVIFTKSSCCISHSIETLIRSFGANPTVYELDTHPNGKQMEKALMELGCHPSVPAIFIGKELVGGANEIMSLNVRGKLKQLLIRANAIWV; translated from the coding sequence ATGGATATGGTGATGAAGTTGGGATCATCAAGCGCGGTTGTAATTTTCACCAAGAGTAGTTGTTGCATTTCTCACAGCATTGAAACCCTAATTCGTAGTTTTGGAGCAAACCCTACAGTTTACGAGCTCGATACACATCCAAATGGAAAGCAAATGGAGAAGGCATTGATGGAGCTAGGGTGTCATCCAAGTGTGCCAGCAATATTTATAGGGAAAGAGTTAGTTGGTGGTGCAAATGAGATAATGAGCCTTAATGTGAGAGGAAAGCTTAAACAATTGCTCATTAGGGCTAATGCCATTTgggtataa